The proteins below come from a single Lepeophtheirus salmonis chromosome 4, UVic_Lsal_1.4, whole genome shotgun sequence genomic window:
- the LOC121116871 gene encoding large ribosomal subunit protein bL12m, whose translation MIGSIRMVSRLRLPRQLLRERSFRAMSSEPLPLIATEGPSEKIVKIVDQIAELNLLEVSELNKALKERLNISDAPMMMASGPAVASTSAEEEEEEESTAAIAVQTSFTLKLVSFDASKKIPLIKELKAQIEGMNLVQAKKFVESAPAVVKNDIGKEEAEKIKAALEAVGGACEVQ comes from the exons atgattgGATCTATTAGAATGGTCTCTCGCCTAAGACTTCCTCGTCAACTTCTGAGGGAGCGTTCTTTTCGTGCAATGTCAAGTGAGCCATTGCCATTAATAGCAACGGAAGGGCCCtctgaaaaaattgtcaaaatcgtAGATCAAATTGCGGAATTGAACCTCCTAGAAGTCTCAGAACTCAACAAAGCTCTAAAAG aACGTCTTAATATATCCGATGCTCCCATGATGATGGCCTCTGGCCCCGCCGTTGCCTCTACGTCAgcggaggaggaggaagaagaagaatccACTGCAGCCATTGCAGTTCAAACGAGCTTTACTCTTAAACTTGTCTCCTTTGATGCCTCTAAAAAAATACCTCTGATTAAGGAACTGAAGGCACAAATTGAGGGCATGAATTTGGTTCAAGCCAAGAAATTTGTAGAGTCTGCTCCTGCTGTTGTAAAGAATGATATTGGGAAAGAGGAGGCTGAGAAGATTAAAGCTGCCTTGGAAGCTGTGGGTGGAGCCTGTGAggttcaataa
- the LOC121116870 gene encoding serine/threonine-protein phosphatase 2A activator has product MSTEEIDPLLTKPRFPTSKLDFCVPEKKIKHFEDVKKWEDSEAYQEYLGFIIHIGDRIKNKKISQVDSPGKAVQVCINILQILSEWVDEIPLEEQSQRFGNKAFRIWCSRVKERSQELFGCLIPLESARNEVVLYFNHSFGDETRIDYGTGHEMAFVQFLCSLFRIGVFGDSDKEFVGLKLFQKYMDLCRKIQRHYMLEPAGSQGVWSLDDYQFVAFIWGAAQLIGNRVVKPKAISNYELAEAVADDYHFFACIHYISQVKTGPFAEHSNQLWNISAVPNWEKINSGLIKMYKAEVLSKFPVIQHVYFGSIFKLNPHPIAA; this is encoded by the exons atgtcaaCCGAAGAAATAGATCCGCTCCTTACTAAACCGAGATTTCCTACTTCCAAATTGGATTTCTGtgttcctgaaaaaaaaattaaacactttGAAGATGTTAAGAAATGGGAAGACTCTGAAGCATATCag GAGTACTTGGGATTCATTATCCACATTGGGGATcgtataaagaataaaaaaatttcccaagtAGATTCTCCAGGGAAAGCTGTGCAAGTGTGcattaatattcttcaaattctaaGCGAGTGGGTTGATGAAATTCCACTTGAAGAGCAATCTCAACGCTTTGGAAATAAAGCATTCCGAATATGGTGTTCCAGAGTCAAAGag aGAAGTCAAGAGCTGTTTGGGTGTTTGATACCTTTAGAAAGTGCAAGGAATGAGGTTGTACTCTATTTTAACCACAGTTTTGGTGATGAGACCCGTATCGACTATGGAACAGGTCATGAAATGGCATTCGTACAGTTTTTGTGTTCATTATTTAGAATAGGTGTCTTTGGAGACTCGGATAAGGAATTTGTGGGATTAAAGTTATTTCAGAA GTACATGGACCTCTGCAGAAAAATTCAACGACATTACATGCTTGAACCCGCAGGTTCACAAGGAGTCTGGTCCCTGGATGATTATCAATTTGTAGCGTTTATTTGGGGAGCAGCACAGCTTATAGGAAACAGAGTGGTCAAACCCAAAGCTATCTCAAACTATGAGCTCGCAGAAGCCGTTGCTGATGATTATCACTTTTTTGCATGCATCCATTACATATCTCAAGTAAAAACCGGGCCTTTTGCCGAACATTCTAATCAACTCTGGAATATTAGTGCCGTTCCCaactgggaaaaaattaattctggTCTCATTAAAATGTATAAGGCCGAGGTTCTTTCAAAGTTCCCTGTTATTCAACATGTCTACTTTGGTtccatattcaaattaaatcctCATCCCATAGCAGCTTAA